The Pleurodeles waltl isolate 20211129_DDA chromosome 6, aPleWal1.hap1.20221129, whole genome shotgun sequence genome has a segment encoding these proteins:
- the NEUROD2 gene encoding neurogenic differentiation factor 2 — MLTRLFSDPSLIPEVQKFASWAEDCEDDDEEDDNSDKEDGGGSSHCGLQDSTHDSSSVSGCKDDGDLGADDDDEEEEEEEEGADEAQGDRPKKRGPKKRKMTKARLERSKVRRQKANARERNRMHDLNSALDNLRKVVPCYSKTQKLSKIETLRLAKNYIWALSEILRSGKRPDLVSYVQTLCKGLSQPTTNLVAGCLQLNSRNFLTEQGPEASRYHGPGTPFMHPYGYQRLPGAQCQTSSMGGAHPLRTHPYCPPYDSLYGNASPEYNSSEYEGPLSPPLCINGNFSLKQDASPDHDKSYHYSMHYSGLGGSRGPGHSLVFGGSGVRSGVHSENILPYDMHLHHDRAPMYEELNAFFHN; from the coding sequence ATGTTGACCCGGCTCTTCAGCGATCCGAGCCTCATTCCGGAAGTACAGAAGTTCGCCAGCTGGGCGGAGGACTgtgaggatgatgatgaagaagacgaTAACAGTGACAAGGAGGACGGAGGGGGCAGCTCTCACTGCGGTCTCCAGGATAGCACCCACGACTCAAGCTCAGTGAGTGGGTGCAAGGACGATGGTGACCTTGGCGCGGacgatgatgatgaagaagaggaagaagaggaggaaggtgctGATGAGGCCCAAGGTGACCGTCCCAAGAAACGTGGACCCAAGAAGCGCAAAATGACCAAGGCCAGATTGGAGAGGTCCAAGGTTAGGCGACAGAAGGCCAATGCTCGTGAAAGGAATCGTATGCATGACCTCAACTCGGCGTTGGATAACCTTCGCAAGGTGGTGCCTTGCTATTCAAAGACACAGAAGCTGTCTAAGATTGAGACTCTACGGTTAGCTAAGAACTACATCTGGGCACTGTCCGAAATCCTACGCTCAGGCAAGCGGCCTGACCTAGTGTCCTATGTGCAGACCCTGTGCAAGGGGCTCTCCCAGCCCACCACCAACCTGGTGGCTGGGTGCCTTCAACTCAACTCTCGGAACTTTCTGACGGAGCAGGGACCTGAAGCCAGTAGGTACCATGGTCCTGGTACCCCCTTCATGCACCCCTATGGGTACCAGCGGCTGCCTGGAGCCCAGTGCCAAACGAGCAGCATGGGTGGTGCACACCCCTTGAGGACCCATCCCTACTGCCCCCCTTATGACTCCTTGTACGGGAATGCGTCTCCGGAATACAACAGCTCTGAGTATGAAGGACCACTCAGCCCACCACTCTGCATCAATGGAAACTTCTCCCTTAAGCAGGACGCATCCCCTGACCACGACAAGAGCTATCACTACTCTATGCACTACTCTGGCCTGGGAGGGTCCAGAGGCCCTGGGCACAGTCTAGTATTTGGGGGCTCCGGCGTCCGCAGTGGGGTTCACTCCGAGAATATCCTGCCTTATGACATGCACCTGCACCACGACAGGGCCCCTATGTACGAGGAGCTAAATGCCTTCTTCCACAACTGA